CGACCAGAACCTGCTGCAGGCGCTCGACGCGGGTGCGAGCGGCTTCGTCCTCAAGACCGCGGGCCCCGACTGCATCATCAGTGCGGTACGGCTGACCGCCGCCGGGGGCTGCGCGACGATGCCCGACCTCGTCAAGGGCCTCCTCGGCGCGGCCCGGCTGCAGAGCCCGCGCCGGGCCCGGACGGCCCGCGCCCGGCTGGACGTACTCAGCGACCGGCAGCGGGAGATCCTCGCGCTCGTCGCCCGCGGGGACTCCAACGCGCGCATCGGCCGGAAGCTGGGCATGACGGAGGGAACGGTGAAGACCTACCTCTCGCGCATTCTGACCCTCATCCACGCCGAGAACCGGACCCAGGCCGCGCTCCTGATGTACGACGCGGGCTTCACCGATGAAGTCGGCAGCTGACCTTCTCAACAGTTCCGTTGACCTTGGTTGATTTTATGCGGCCGATACGGACAACGCCTTCTAGATTCATTCTCAGTCCACACGGACCGCATCCGATTCGGAATTCCGACCGGATGCCAGATATTTACGAATACTTAAGAAACAGGATTATCGTGAACGGCATCAAGCTCAAGACCCGCTTCAGCTCCAAGCGCGCCGCCGTGGCCGGTGCGGCCACCCTCATCGGCCTCGGCCTGATCGCGGGCGGCGGCTACTCGGCCTGGGACACCACCAAGGACGCTCCCAACAGCGGTACCGTCACCGCCGCCACGGTCACCCTCGACGCCGTCGAGAACCCCACGATGACCGACCAGTGGACGGCCAACCTGGACAACGCCCTTCCGGGCGCCTCGAAGGCCGGCTACCTCGACGTGTCCAACACGGGTACGACCGACCTCACCGTGGCCGGCACCCTCAAGGCCGACACCAAGAGCAACGGCCTGGAGGGCGCGCTGACCCTCAAGGTCATCGAGAGCACCACCGCGTTCGACGACCAGGCCCACGTGCCTGGCGACGAGACCGTGATCTACGACACCGCGACGGTCGACCAGACCGGTGTGAACACCGACCTCGGCAAGATCGCTCCGAACACCAAGGTCTACCTGAAGATCGTCACCACCCTGCCGTCGGACGCCGACGCCACGTACCAGTCCCAGAAGGCGGCGTACGACTACGGGTTCGTCGGCACCACCGCCTGATCCGGCACCCCGCCACACCAGCCGCCCCCGTCCTCCCCGGACGGGGGCGGCCCTCGTGCTTTCCCCCCACACCCCCTTCCCCCACCAGCAGAACCACAGGAGACCACCATGGACGCGCAGACCCCGAAGGGTCCGGCGAGGACCACCTACCGCGTGCTCCGCGGGCTGCTCCTCGCCGCCCTCCTCACCGCGGTCACGGCCCTGGGCGTCGGCCGCTTCTGCTTCGACCTGCGGTACGTCCCCGTCCTGACGGGCTCCATGGCGCCGGGCATGCCCACCGGATCCCTCGTCGTGCTCGCCCCCCTCCACCCCAAGGACATCCGGGTCGGCGAGGTCATCGCCTTCAAGCCGCCGGCCCCGTACGGCGAGCCCGGTGGCGCGCCCGTCATCCACCGTGTGCTGACCCGGACCCGGACGGACGGTACGACGGTGATCACGACCAAGGGAGACGCGAACCCCGTCGCGGACCCGTGGCGGATCCGGCTCGACTCCGGCACCTTCGGCAAGGCCGTCACCCACGTCCCGTACGCCGGGGGCGCCGTGACCTGGATCCGCTCCCTCGGCGGGTTCGGCTCCGTCGCGATCGCCGCCGGGGTGCTCGTCCTCGCCCTGGGCCTCCGGGCCTTCCGCCGGGCCACTCGCATTCAGGCGGGCGATGCCACGGCGTAGCCGCCGCGCCCGACCTCCTGAGAAATACCGAAGAGGCGCACGTCGATTCTTTCGACGTGCGCCTCTTCGACATTTCCCGGGATTCCGCCACCATGGTGTATCGATCTTCGACTTTCGTCGCCTGCCCGATCCTTAATGTGGTTCCCACGCCGGACACCAAGGCGCATTGCCCACTGCAAAAAGGAGTTCACGAAATGTCGTACGAGCGAGAGGTACGGAGAATACTCACGGGGCGCTTGCGGCAGCTCACCGGCGGCGACATCGACGTGCACAGCGTCTTCACCTACCGGGCCGACGACCCCTTCGCCGTGTCCATCGGCTTCTCGTGTGCCGGAGAGCACATCGAGTGGTGGGTCGGACGGGAGGTCCTGCACGAAGGGCTGATGTGGCCGAGCGGGATACCGGGCGCGGACATCCGCGTCCTGCCATTGGGGCGCCACGGCATGTCGCCCAGCATCCTCCTGGCCCTCACGTCCCCCTTCGGGAGGGCCTTGGTCGAGTTCGCGACCCACGAGATCGTGGCGTTCCTCAACGCCACCGACCAACTCGTGCCGCAGGGCACGGAGTCGGCGGAGATCGACATGGACGGCGCGATCGCCGACATGCTGGGCAGCGCCTGAATCAGCCGGACGTCGGGCCGGGGTCGGGTGTGGGGGTCGGGGTCGGCGTGGGAGTCGGCGTCGGAGTGGGGGGCGGCGTCGGAGTCGGGGTGGGCGTAGGAGTCGGCGTCGGGGTGGGCGTCGGCGTCGGCGTGGGAACCGGAGGCCGCGGGCGGGGCGAGGAGCGGGTGGGCGAAGGGGTCGGTGTCACCTGGCCCGGGTCGCCCTGGCCCCAGCCCGGGGGCACGGTGAAGGGCTGGTTCCGCTGCCCCTCCAGAGCGCTGTTCATGTACGCGGTCCAGATGCCCAGGGGGTAGCCCGAGCCGTTGACCCGGTCACCGCCGCCGAGTCCGGCGAGGGACATGTGGGCGTGCGTGCGCGGGTCCTCCCGGAAGAGCCCCACCGTCGTGGCCAGCGTGGGCGTGTAGCCCGCGAACCAGGCGGAGGTGCCGTCGTCCGTGGTCCCGGTCTTGCCCGCGGATCCTCCGGGGCGGTTCAGGGCCCGCGCGCCCCGGCCCGTACCGTCCTCGTCCCAGATGACTCCCTTGAGCGTCTGGTTCACCTCGTCGGCCACCGTCTTGCTGAACGCCCGCTCCGTGTCCTCCGTCGGCAGGTCCACCTGGTCGTCGCCGTGCGCGAGCCGGCTCACGGTGTGGGCGGGGGCGTGCACGCCTCGGGCCGCGAAGGTGGCGTACGCGCCGGCCAGGTCGATCGCGCTCGGGGTGACCGTGCCGAGCGAGGTGACCGGATCGCCCGTCAGGCTGGGCAGGTCCGGGAGGCCTGCGTCGAGCGCCGCCTGGCGGACCTTCTCGCCGCCGATGTCGGCGGCGAGTTGCGCGTAGACCGTGTTGGACGAGACGTCCATGGCCCGGCGCAGGCTGATGCGCCCGTACTGGCCGTCGTCCTCGTTGCTCAGGACCCAGGGCGCGCCCGAGTTCAGCACCGGTGTGCCGTCGGGGTTGCGGATGGTGACGTGGCTGTTCCCGTTGTAGGTGGCCTCGGGCGAGGTCCCGGCGCGCAGGGCCGCGGCCAGGACGAAGGCCTTGTAGGTGGAGCCGATCGGGATGTCGCGGCGGGTGGCGTCGTCGTAGTACTGGGTGAGGTAGTCGGGGCCTCCGTACATCGCGACGACCGCGCCGTCGCCGGGCACCACCGACGCGGCCGCCACGCGCACCTGCTCGTCGACCGCCCGGCTGCCGACGTC
This is a stretch of genomic DNA from Streptomyces sp. NBC_00536. It encodes these proteins:
- a CDS encoding response regulator transcription factor, which translates into the protein MPDLVKGLLGAARLQSPRRARTARARLDVLSDRQREILALVARGDSNARIGRKLGMTEGTVKTYLSRILTLIHAENRTQAALLMYDAGFTDEVGS
- a CDS encoding signal peptidase I; protein product: MDAQTPKGPARTTYRVLRGLLLAALLTAVTALGVGRFCFDLRYVPVLTGSMAPGMPTGSLVVLAPLHPKDIRVGEVIAFKPPAPYGEPGGAPVIHRVLTRTRTDGTTVITTKGDANPVADPWRIRLDSGTFGKAVTHVPYAGGAVTWIRSLGGFGSVAIAAGVLVLALGLRAFRRATRIQAGDATA
- a CDS encoding SsgA family sporulation/cell division regulator, with the protein product MRQLTGGDIDVHSVFTYRADDPFAVSIGFSCAGEHIEWWVGREVLHEGLMWPSGIPGADIRVLPLGRHGMSPSILLALTSPFGRALVEFATHEIVAFLNATDQLVPQGTESAEIDMDGAIADMLGSA
- a CDS encoding transglycosylase domain-containing protein, whose protein sequence is MVTTFGLTVLGAVGAGAAFYVLTPVPDAHAEVQAQKNTFFYSDGVTPIASTGSTNRENVRLARVPKPVQEAVLAAEDRNFYKEPGFSASGTARALWADVRGGGPAQGGSTITQQFVKNYYLTQERTALRKAKELVLSVKTEQRYGKDEILEAYLNTSYFGRGADGIQAAARAYYGVDAEHLTTEQGAYLAALLNAPSVYDVSQAGPQTRARVIARWNYVLDGMVSSHWLSATDRAGMTFPEPLAPQVAPGLKGQAGYLVDAVKQYLIRDRKVLTEQQWAAGGYQVTTTFEKDKQDALVAAVDSELRAGLDVGSRAVDEQVRVAAASVVPGDGAVVAMYGGPDYLTQYYDDATRRDIPIGSTYKAFVLAAALRAGTSPEATYNGNSHVTIRNPDGTPVLNSGAPWVLSNEDDGQYGRISLRRAMDVSSNTVYAQLAADIGGEKVRQAALDAGLPDLPSLTGDPVTSLGTVTPSAIDLAGAYATFAARGVHAPAHTVSRLAHGDDQVDLPTEDTERAFSKTVADEVNQTLKGVIWDEDGTGRGARALNRPGGSAGKTGTTDDGTSAWFAGYTPTLATTVGLFREDPRTHAHMSLAGLGGGDRVNGSGYPLGIWTAYMNSALEGQRNQPFTVPPGWGQGDPGQVTPTPSPTRSSPRPRPPVPTPTPTPTPTPTPTPTPTPTPPPTPTPTPTPTPTPTPDPGPTSG